The DNA segment ACAGCAGGTTCGCGACGCCGAAGACGACCGGTTCGCCAAGCGCGCTCAGGCTGCCCTGGAGTTCGTAGACGTTCTCGACACCGCCCGCGAATCCGGCGAAGTTCGACTGCAAGCCGGCGATCGCCATGATCGGGAGCATGAGCGTGATGAACACCTTGCCGAAGAACGTCTCCCCCAGCGGGCCGAATCCACCGGGACTGTCGCCCCCGAGGGCGCTGTGGAAGGTCTCGGCCGGGTAGAGCTGAACGCCCACGTCGTTGACCTGCATCCCCGAGATGCCGTCGTGAACGGCGGGCCCGTACTGTTCGGCGTCGGCGTCGACCGCGACCTCGTAGGTGACGCGCTCGCCATCCGCGTATCCGGACAGGGCCAGTGTCTCCCCGTCGTGCTCCCGGATCAGCGTTTCGAGGTCGCTCCCGTCGTGGATGCGCTGGCCATCAGCGGTCGTCACGACGAGGAACGAGTCGACCGGCGCGCCGGCGTCCGCGAGGGAACTCCCCTCGAGTACTTGCATCGACGCGCCGACCGGTATCTCCCGGGTCTCTCTCGTTCCGTCCGCGGATTCGGTCTCGACGGCGACGCGTTCCGCGTCGCCGACGGCGTCGACGAGGTCTTCGCGCGTCGAGACGGCCGTCCCGTCGACTGAGAGAATTTGGTCGTGCAACTCGAGTCCGGTCGGGCCATCTGGAAGGGTCGAAAAGACGATCGGCGTTCGATGGACGGGAACGTCGCGTTCGCCGTCGATCGTCAGCGTGATCGTCCCCGCACCGGTCGCGTCCAGCACGTCTGCGAACTCCCGATTGTTCTCGATCGGCTGGCCGTCTACGTGCGTAATGCGATCGTACTGGTCGAGGTCGGCGTCTGCTGCCGCCGAGTTGTCGACGACGCCGCCGATCGCCGCGCCCGGAGCGACGGCGACGGCGGTACCCACGAGCCAGAACAGCGCGAGAAACGCGAGGATCGTCACCGCGAGGTTGTTGGTGACGCCGGCGGCGAACATCCGTGTCTGCCCGCCACGGCTCGCAGCCTTGCTGCTCTCCTCGTCGGGCTGGACGAACGCACCGATCGGCAACACGGCGAGCAGCGCGACGCCCATCGAGTCGATATCGATGTCTTCGACTCGACAGAGCAGGCCGTGGCCGCCCTCGTGGACGACGAGTCCGACGAAGAGGCCGACGACGATTCCCGGCGTGGCCGACAGCGGGAGGAAGTCGTTGACCCCGGGGATGACGAGGACGTTCCGGGGCTGCTGAATTCCCGTCGGTTCCGGCGCCAGGAGGGAACTGATCGCAGAGAGGAGCAAGAAGACGAACATCGCAACCATCACCACGAGTGCGATGCCGACGCCGAAGTTGCTCCACGCACGCCAGAAGCGTTTCGGCGTCGCCAGTCGATCGAGGAGATCACGACCGCGTTTGGTGTGTAGCGTGAGTATCGGCCCCTGCGTGCTGACCCACTCCGGAAGGAGGTCGCGCCGTTTCATCGCGAGCAGACCCGCCCAGTAGAGACCGACGCCGATCACCACCCACGTCACGAGCGTCGACCCGAAGAGTTCCGGGACCAATCCGGCAGAGAGGGCATCGTCCATGTGTCGTCGTCGATCACCACGGTGTGGAGTGATTTGGGTCTGGCGCTTCGACCCACTCGAACGAACCGTACGTGGGACGGGAGACGACCCGGCCGGTCACCGGTCGCGGCGGAGTCGATCGACGACGAACTCGCGATCGAGCTTCGCGAGGAACTGGCCGAGCTTCGGTCCTTGCTCGTCGTCGAAGAACAGGCGATAGCCGGCGGCGAAGAAGTCGCCGACGGGGACGTCGTGCCGTTTCGCCGTCTCGTATATCTCGCCCTGCAGTTCGTCGGGTGTGTCGTCACCGCCCGCGGCGACGAAGTCGGCGAGTTCGTCGAGGGCCGTCTCCGTGGCCTCGTCGAAGTCGTGGGCGGGAACCGCCGAGCGCTTGAGTTCGTAGTCGAATTCGTTGCCGGTGCGCCTGGCCCACCGCTGGGCGCGCTCGACTCGGGCGAGTGCAGCGTCGACGGCCCACTCGGGCGCATCGTCGGGAACGTGTCCCTCCGCCCGGGCGATGTCCTCGCGGATCGACGGCTCGTCGGTCATTCCGAGGACGGCGGCGAACGTGTAGGGGAGCCGGACGCGCTCCGGATCCGGCTCCGACGCGCGCCCGCCGGCGCGCTCCGATTCGTCGCCGGACGTCCCGACGATCAGTGGATACACCCGCTCGGCGAATCGTCGTTCGTCCTCGCTCGCGTCGACCTCGCCGAAGTAGATCCGCTCGAAGCGATCGAACTCGTCGACGAGCTGGTCGAGGCGCTCGACGCTGAAGTCGCGGGCCTTCGAGGGGTCCTTCGCGAAGAAGTACCGGAGGACCTCGGGTTCGATCAGCTCCAAGACGTCGGAGACGAGGACGACGTTCCCCTCGGAGGAGGAGAAGGCCTCGCCGTCGAGGGTGAACCACTCGTAGACCATCGGCACCGGTGGTTCGTTGCCGAGGACGGTCCGGGCGATGTCCTCCCCGCTCGGCCAGGAGCCTTCCGCGTGATCCTTCCCGAAGGGTTCGAAGTCGACCCCGAGCGCCTGCCACTGCGCCGGCCACTCGAACCGCCAGGGGAGTTTGCCCTCACGCAGGGTGGCCGTCCCCTCGTGACCACAGCCCTCGATGGTCCGATCGCCGGCCTCGAGATCGGTGCACTCGTAGTCGACCGTACCTGCCTCGCCCGCGGTCTCGCGGGTCGCTTCGCTTCCCGCTCGACTGTTCGAGGCGCTTCGTGCCTCGCCATCCAGATCGACGCTCGTCACCGTCTCGGTGATCTTTCCGCAGTTCTCACAGATCGGGTTGAAGGGCACGTAGTCGCCCGCGGCATCGACCGTGGCCTGGTACGCAGAGAGGACTTCGCGCGCCCGCTCGCGGTGTTCGAGCAGGTACCGGGTCACGTCCTCGAGCGTGCCGTCCTCGTAGAGGGCGGTGGTCGAGCGGAGGTCGATCGGCACGTCGACCGCGTCGGCGCTCTGGGCGATGATCGTCGCGAAGTGGTCGCCGTAGGAGTCACAGCACCCGAACGGGTCCGGGATGTCGGTGTAGGGATGGCCGAGATTGCGCCCGAGCGCGCCCGCGTCCACGTCGCCGAGGTCGACGAGGTTGCCGTCGAGGTCCGCGAGGGTGCGCGGGAGTTTTCGGAGCGGGTCACGATCGTCGGCCGTGAACACCTGACGGACCTCGTGGCCGCGTTCGCGGAGGACTTCGGCGACGAAGTAGCCGCGCATGATCTCGTTGACGTTGCCGAGGTGGGGGACTCCGGAGGGGGAGATACCGCCCTTGATCACGATCAGATCGGCGGGGTCGCGCTCGCCAGCGTCGACCTGCGACTCGACGCGGGCTTCCACCCGGTCGGCGACGGCGTCGGCCCAGAATACGTGGTGATCGGCCGATCCATCGGCACCGTCGTCGCGCTGGAGCGTGTAGGGGCTCGTCTCGCCGCCCGAATCGCCTCCGGAGCCTGTCGCGTCGTCGTCTGCGCTCATCGGTCGTCGACCGCCCAGTACGTCGGTTCGTCGCCAGCACCCGTCGGGATCACGTCGGTGCCTTCGTGCGATCCGGAGCGAACGGCCCGTGCGATCCGGTCGGGATCCGTTCCGTCGAGGACGATCGTTCGCATGCCCGAGCGCTGGATGATCTTCGCCGCGAGCAGGTCGACCGGCGCCGACGCGCCTGCGGTCATGTCCAGGTCGGCGATGACGTCGACGAGTTCGCCCGCGTTCAGTTCCTCGAACTTCGTCGCCTCCTCGTCCTCGTTGGGGTCCGCGCTGTAGACGCCGGGGACACTGGTCGCGTAGACGAGCAGATCGGCGTCGACGTACTCCGCGAGCGCCGCGCTCACGGCGTCGGTGGTCTGAGCCGGCGCGACGCCGCCCATAACCGACAGGCCGTCCCGTCGGAGCGCCTCGCCTGCCTCCTCGTAGTCGTGCGCCGGCGCCGTCACCGAGTCCTCGCCCAGAGCCGCGATCAACAACCGCGAGTTGAGCCTGGTGACGTCGATCCCGATCTGGTCGAGTTCGATCTCGTTGGCGCCGAGAGTCCGCGCCGCTCCGATGTACTCACGAGCGACGCCGCCGCCCCCGACGACACACCCCACGCGACAGCCCTCGGCGACGAGATCCTCGACGACGGCTGCGTGTTTCGATACCCGCTCGGATCCGGGTTCGGGCATCAACACGCTGCCACCGATGGAGACGACTACCTTCATGCTGTGGCGTCGTAACTCGGTTGGAATCTTAAGGGTTGTCAAGTGCGAGGGCCTGAGCGCATGCGAAGGCCCTCGACATACTGAGCGGTGACCAGCGGGAGCCGCGAAGTGGGCGGAACCGAGCGAAGCGAGGTTCAGCCGAATCTCGAGCGGCGAACGCAGTGAGCCGTGAGGTGCGAGGGCCTGAGCGCATGCGAAGGCCCTCGACATACTGAGCGGGGAGCATCGCCGTTCGCGATTCTCACACCATTTCGAACCGCGCCTCGTTCGCACTGCGACTCGTCTGCTCAAATCACCGGTTGCCGTCACTTCCGCGGCGAATACTCACACCGCTACGCGGTGCTCGTGAGGTTGTCGCGGAAGAACGACGTCCTGACGGAGTCCAACGCGAACCGGGCGGGACCGGAGGTCCCGCTAGAAACCGGCGGCTATGCCGCCGGTGACGAAGTGAGCGTTGGGCACGTCAGGACCGAACGACGAAGCGAGTACTTCGCGTTGCGAAGCACTCGCGACTCACGGTTCACTTCGTTCACCGTTCGTCTGATTGAGGCCCTCGCTCCCTTCGGTCGCTCGGACCTCGCATGAGGAGTGAGCGTCCGACGAGATTTGAACAGGTGAAAGACGGTTGTGCTCGCTCCCTACGGTCGCTGCGCGCACTGCGACTTTCGTGTTCAAATATCCGTGTTAGAGTTTCCTTCAGCACAGACTGCTCGCTACGCTCGCAGTTTTGCGCTGAAGAGAAACGTCCTGACGGAGATTTGAACTCCGGTCCCTGGCTCCGCAAGCCAAGAGGATAGTCCACTACCCTACCAGGACTCGAATATTCCTATCGCGGGTTCGGTTAAAGCCCTTTCGAAACGGCGCCTTCGGAGTCCGGTGATCGGGTGACGCCGGGTTGCGCGCACACGAAAGAAAACAAAATACAATTGCTACAATATCTATTTTACCCTTCGAAGGTCACTTTATAATAGGCGGCGAAGTGGCGGGTATGCGACGACGCACACTCATCGCAAGCCTCGCAAGCACCGCAACGATCCCGGTCGTGGCCGGCTGCCTCACCGACGACGATACCGACAATCCGGACGACGGCAACGAATCGCCGGAGGACGATTCGGGAGCCGGCGACGACGGTTCGGGCGAGGACAACGAATCGACGGGGGACGGCAACGGTGGATCGGGTGACGACAACGAATCCATCGGCGACGGGAACGAGTCTGACGGCAACGAGTCGAACGAGAGTACGCAGTCGATCGAGACGCTCTCACAGACCGAAGTCGATGGAGCCGACGTGGACCAGCGCAACGTCGAGTGCACGGCGTCCGTGTCGGTAGACGCCGAGACGATCGAGATAAACGGGCAGCTCGAAGCCCCGACGCCGTGTCACGAGGCCGTCATCGGCGACGTGACGGTCGAAGACGACACGATGACCGTCACCGTCGAACTCGAATCCGGTACTGACCCGTGCACGCAGGCGATCAGCCAGGTCGAGTACGAGGCGACGCTCGTCGTCGTCGACCAGGACGTATCCACCGTCGTCGTCATGCACGAAGACCGAGTCGGCACCGAAACGGCGGAACGAAACGAACTGTAGACGGGACGCGGACGCTACCGCCGATCACGGATCGTCGCCGCCCGTCGACATCCGAGTCGCTGCGCGCGACACCGACGTGTCCCTACGTGGCGATCGATCCCCTACGTGGCGATCGATCACCCGCCTCCGGGCGGTCGATTCGTCGACTGCAAGCCACGGATTTTGACAATACTTATGCGCGGTTGCGTCCTGTTCGGCCATAGCATGAGCGACATCGAGGGGATCTACGAGGATCTCGAGGCGGACGTCTCCCTCGAGGAGTTTCGCGAGGCCGTCGAGGCCAAGGTCGAGCAGATGGGCGGGCTCGCGGACGAGGAGACGGCGGCGATGCTCGTCGCCCACGAGGTGGGCGAGAGCGAGGTCAACGGCGTCGCGGACATCGAACCCGGTATGGAGGAGGTGAAGTTCGTCGCGAAGGTGACGAACGTCGGGGAGGTCCGCACGTTCGAACGCGAAGGCGAGGACGAGGACGGTCGCGTCGTGAACGTAGACGTCGCGGACGAGACCGGTGCCGTCCGGATCACGTTCTGGGACGAGCGCGCCGCGGCCGCCGTCGAGGAACTGGAGACTGGACAGGTCCTGCGGATCAAGGGTCGTCCGAAAGACGGGTACAGTGGCGTCGAGGTCAACGTCGACGAGGCCCAACCCGACGACGACACCGAGATCGAAGTCACGCTCTCGGACACCCACACCGTCGAAGACCTGACGCTCGGCCTCTCGGACGTGTCACTCGTCGGGAGAGTGCTAGAGTCGGACGCCGTACGCACGTTCGACCGCGACGACGGCTCCGAAGGGAAGGTCTCGAACCTCACGCTCGGCGACGAAACCGGGCGCGTCCGGGTGACCCTCTGGGACGAGCGGGCCGACCTCGCGACGGAGATCGACGCCGGCGAGACGGTCGAGGTCGCAGACGGTTACGTCCGCGAGCGCGACGGAACCCTCGAACTCCACGTCGGCGACGGAGGTACTGTCGACGTCGTCGACGAGGACGTCCAGTACGTCCCCGACGCGACGCCGATCGAGAACGTAGAGATCGACCAGACGGTCGATCTGATAGGCGTCGTCCGCTCGGCCGACCCCGTTCGCACCTTCGACCGCGACGACGGCTCCGAAGGGCAGGTCAGAAACGTCCGCGTCCAGGACGCCACCGGCGACATACGCGTCGCCCTCTGGGGCGAGAAGGCCGACGTCGACCTCGGGCCCGGCGACGAGGTCGCGCTCGCCGACGTCGAGATCCAGGACGGCTGGCAGGACGACCTCGAGGCCTCCGCCGGCTGGCGGTCGACGATAACCGTGCTCGACGCAGCCGAGACGGCGAACGACGACGGCGGGTCGCCCGACTCGCCCGGTCTCGACTCATTCGCCGACGACGGGTCGGCTGCGGACGACGAGTCTGAAACCGGGACGGCGACCGCGGACGGCGGACCGGCGGGAGCGTCGGCTGGCAGCGACGCCACGGACGCCAGCGCGGAGACCGGCGCCTCGGGCGAGACGGCGGAGATGGACGACGGCCCGACCGACGGCGACCGCCTCGAGTTCACCGGCGTCGTCGTCCAGGCGGGTGACCCGATCATCCTGGACGACGGGGAGACGACCATGCGCGTCGAGTCCGGGACGGACGTCGGACTCGGCGAAGAGGTGACCGCCCGCGGCGTCCTCGACGACGGCGTCCTCGACGCGGACGAGCTCTTCTAGGCGGACGGCGTCTCGGGATCGAGAGGCTGGCGTCGGGGACGGTGTCCGAAGCGTCGAATCCGCGATCGACCGCGCAGTGACGGAAGGATTAAGGGTCTCACCCGCCGCGGTTTCCCTATGAACGTGGAGTTGCCGTTCGCGCCGGTAGATGCTGTCATCCGGCGAAACGCGGACGATCTGCGCGTCAGCGCCGACGCCGCCGAGGAACTGGCGCGGCGCATCCAGATCCACGGGGCGGACGTCGCGGAAACGGCCGCAGAGCGGGCCGAATCCGACGGCAGAAAGACCCTCATGGCCGAAGATTTCGACGTCGAGACGGTGATCGACGACGACGAACTGACGCTGCCGATCGCCCCCGTCGATCGTATCGCCCGCCTCGACATCGACGACCGATACCGGGTGTCGATGGACGCCCGAATCGCGCTCGCCGACATCCTGGAAGATTACGCCGACAACGTCGCCCGGGCGGCGGCGATCCTGGCACGTCACGCCGATCGGCGCACGATCATCGACGACGACGTCGAGACCTACTTCGCCCTCTTCGAGTGAACACCTGATGCGCTTTGGGTACAGCGACGTCTGCCTGCGTCACGATCCCGGGCCGCGCCACCCCGAGTCGCCGGCACGCCTCGACGCGATCCGCGATCGGCTGGCCCGCGCCCACGGCGTCTCCTACGTCGAGAGCGATCCCGCAGCCGCGTCGGTCGTCGAGGCCGTCCACGATCCGGCCTACGTCTCGCGGTTTCGCGAGTTCTGTGCCGACGGTGGCGGCGACTGGGACCCGGACACGACCGCCGTCGAGGCGTCCTGGGACGCCGCGCTCCAGAGTGCCGGCCTGGCGTGCTGGGCCGCCGAAGAGGCGATGGCCGGCGACATCGGACGGGAGACGCCCTTTTCGATCGGGCGACCGCCGGGACATCACGCGGTCGCCGACGACGCCATGGGCTTTTGCTTCTTCAACAACGTCGCCGTCGCCGCACAGCACGCCATAGACGAAGCCGGCGCCGAACGCGTCGCCATACTCGACTGGGACGTCCACCACGGCAACGGAACGCAAGACGTGCTCTACGACCGCGGCGACGTCTTCTTCGCATCGATCCACGAGGACGGACTGTACCCCGGAACCGGCGCGGTCGACGAGACCGGCGAGGGAGCGGGCGAGGGAACGACGATGAACGTACCGATGCCCGATTCGGCCGCCGACGCCGCGTACCTCGCCGTCTTCGACGACCTGCTCGAACCTGCACTCCGCGACTTCGATCCCGACCTCCTCCTCGTGAGTGCGGGCTTCGACGCCCACCGCCACGACCCCATCTCCCGGGTGCGGCTCACGACGGAAGCGTACGCGCTCATGACCGATCGAGCCCGCTCGATCGCCGAGACGGTCGGAGCCGGGCTGGGGTTCGTCCTCGAAGGAGGGTACAGCCTCGACGTCCTCGCGGACAGCGTCGCACTGGTCCACGAGACGTTCGACGGTCGCGAGCCGATCGAACCGGACGACGGCTACGACGACGGCGTCGACGCGCTGCTCGACGACGTGGCCGCGGCGCACGACATCG comes from the Halovivax cerinus genome and includes:
- a CDS encoding site-2 protease family protein, with translation MDDALSAGLVPELFGSTLVTWVVIGVGLYWAGLLAMKRRDLLPEWVSTQGPILTLHTKRGRDLLDRLATPKRFWRAWSNFGVGIALVVMVAMFVFLLLSAISSLLAPEPTGIQQPRNVLVIPGVNDFLPLSATPGIVVGLFVGLVVHEGGHGLLCRVEDIDIDSMGVALLAVLPIGAFVQPDEESSKAASRGGQTRMFAAGVTNNLAVTILAFLALFWLVGTAVAVAPGAAIGGVVDNSAAADADLDQYDRITHVDGQPIENNREFADVLDATGAGTITLTIDGERDVPVHRTPIVFSTLPDGPTGLELHDQILSVDGTAVSTREDLVDAVGDAERVAVETESADGTRETREIPVGASMQVLEGSSLADAGAPVDSFLVVTTADGQRIHDGSDLETLIREHDGETLALSGYADGERVTYEVAVDADAEQYGPAVHDGISGMQVNDVGVQLYPAETFHSALGGDSPGGFGPLGETFFGKVFITLMLPIMAIAGLQSNFAGFAGGVENVYELQGSLSALGEPVVFGVANLLFWTGWINLNLAFFNCIPAFPLDGGHILRTSTETVLARLPGVDATRGMVRVVTTMVGVTMLASFLVMIFAPTLLA
- the lysS gene encoding lysine--tRNA ligase — translated: MSADDDATGSGGDSGGETSPYTLQRDDGADGSADHHVFWADAVADRVEARVESQVDAGERDPADLIVIKGGISPSGVPHLGNVNEIMRGYFVAEVLRERGHEVRQVFTADDRDPLRKLPRTLADLDGNLVDLGDVDAGALGRNLGHPYTDIPDPFGCCDSYGDHFATIIAQSADAVDVPIDLRSTTALYEDGTLEDVTRYLLEHRERAREVLSAYQATVDAAGDYVPFNPICENCGKITETVTSVDLDGEARSASNSRAGSEATRETAGEAGTVDYECTDLEAGDRTIEGCGHEGTATLREGKLPWRFEWPAQWQALGVDFEPFGKDHAEGSWPSGEDIARTVLGNEPPVPMVYEWFTLDGEAFSSSEGNVVLVSDVLELIEPEVLRYFFAKDPSKARDFSVERLDQLVDEFDRFERIYFGEVDASEDERRFAERVYPLIVGTSGDESERAGGRASEPDPERVRLPYTFAAVLGMTDEPSIREDIARAEGHVPDDAPEWAVDAALARVERAQRWARRTGNEFDYELKRSAVPAHDFDEATETALDELADFVAAGGDDTPDELQGEIYETAKRHDVPVGDFFAAGYRLFFDDEQGPKLGQFLAKLDREFVVDRLRRDR
- the pyrH gene encoding UMP kinase: MKVVVSIGGSVLMPEPGSERVSKHAAVVEDLVAEGCRVGCVVGGGGVAREYIGAARTLGANEIELDQIGIDVTRLNSRLLIAALGEDSVTAPAHDYEEAGEALRRDGLSVMGGVAPAQTTDAVSAALAEYVDADLLVYATSVPGVYSADPNEDEEATKFEELNAGELVDVIADLDMTAGASAPVDLLAAKIIQRSGMRTIVLDGTDPDRIARAVRSGSHEGTDVIPTGAGDEPTYWAVDDR
- a CDS encoding histone — its product is MNVELPFAPVDAVIRRNADDLRVSADAAEELARRIQIHGADVAETAAERAESDGRKTLMAEDFDVETVIDDDELTLPIAPVDRIARLDIDDRYRVSMDARIALADILEDYADNVARAAAILARHADRRTIIDDDVETYFALFE
- a CDS encoding single-stranded DNA binding protein — protein: MSDIEGIYEDLEADVSLEEFREAVEAKVEQMGGLADEETAAMLVAHEVGESEVNGVADIEPGMEEVKFVAKVTNVGEVRTFEREGEDEDGRVVNVDVADETGAVRITFWDERAAAAVEELETGQVLRIKGRPKDGYSGVEVNVDEAQPDDDTEIEVTLSDTHTVEDLTLGLSDVSLVGRVLESDAVRTFDRDDGSEGKVSNLTLGDETGRVRVTLWDERADLATEIDAGETVEVADGYVRERDGTLELHVGDGGTVDVVDEDVQYVPDATPIENVEIDQTVDLIGVVRSADPVRTFDRDDGSEGQVRNVRVQDATGDIRVALWGEKADVDLGPGDEVALADVEIQDGWQDDLEASAGWRSTITVLDAAETANDDGGSPDSPGLDSFADDGSAADDESETGTATADGGPAGASAGSDATDASAETGASGETAEMDDGPTDGDRLEFTGVVVQAGDPIILDDGETTMRVESGTDVGLGEEVTARGVLDDGVLDADELF
- a CDS encoding histone deacetylase family protein: MRFGYSDVCLRHDPGPRHPESPARLDAIRDRLARAHGVSYVESDPAAASVVEAVHDPAYVSRFREFCADGGGDWDPDTTAVEASWDAALQSAGLACWAAEEAMAGDIGRETPFSIGRPPGHHAVADDAMGFCFFNNVAVAAQHAIDEAGAERVAILDWDVHHGNGTQDVLYDRGDVFFASIHEDGLYPGTGAVDETGEGAGEGTTMNVPMPDSAADAAYLAVFDDLLEPALRDFDPDLLLVSAGFDAHRHDPISRVRLTTEAYALMTDRARSIAETVGAGLGFVLEGGYSLDVLADSVALVHETFDGREPIEPDDGYDDGVDALLDDVAAAHDIER